One window from the genome of Kaistella carnis encodes:
- a CDS encoding phage baseplate assembly protein V, producing the protein MIAFRKAIASDTGFLPTSEFTLPIAQPQMAAVISNTDPQGQGRVTVKFDWQLHDTTDFIRMMSPDAGGTDQVSQNRGYVAIPEVGDQVMVGFVHNHPDRPFVMGGMFHGQVGLGGGADNRVKSIQTRSGHRIVFTEDESIIITDKSGNEIHLDTTGSNINITAPETMTLNCKNMNINVGENMTTSVGMNQNSTVGMNISESAGMNKTTSIGMLHMLSVGTDFITNVVGKMTEFIQGNKESHTEKDRTRVANGKMMNQSDGMFEQHAKKDIQNNSGEKSKSH; encoded by the coding sequence TTGATTGCGTTTAGGAAAGCCATTGCAAGTGATACCGGTTTTCTACCCACCTCAGAATTTACGCTACCCATTGCACAACCACAAATGGCAGCCGTCATCAGCAACACCGATCCGCAAGGCCAAGGCAGAGTTACCGTAAAATTCGACTGGCAGCTGCACGACACCACAGATTTCATAAGAATGATGAGTCCAGATGCAGGAGGAACAGACCAAGTGAGCCAAAACCGTGGTTATGTTGCGATCCCCGAAGTTGGTGATCAGGTGATGGTGGGTTTTGTACACAATCATCCAGATAGACCATTCGTGATGGGCGGAATGTTTCATGGCCAGGTTGGCTTGGGCGGTGGAGCGGATAACCGTGTAAAATCCATTCAGACCAGAAGCGGGCACCGCATTGTTTTTACCGAAGATGAAAGTATTATTATTACTGATAAATCAGGAAATGAGATTCATTTGGACACGACGGGAAGCAATATTAATATTACTGCGCCGGAAACGATGACGCTGAATTGTAAGAATATGAATATTAACGTGGGGGAAAATATGACCACGAGTGTGGGTATGAACCAAAATAGTACTGTGGGAATGAACATTTCCGAATCAGCAGGTATGAATAAAACAACGAGTATAGGAATGCTTCATATGCTTTCGGTGGGAACAGATTTTATCACCAATGTTGTAGGGAAAATGACAGAGTTTATACAGGGGAATAAGGAAAGCCACACTGAAAAAGACAGAACGAGAGTGGCGAATGGAAAAATGATGAATCAAAGTGATGGAATGTTTGAACAACACGCAAAAAAAGATATTCAAAATAATTCTGGTGAAAAATCTAAAAGTCACTAA